The Triticum aestivum cultivar Chinese Spring chromosome 3A, IWGSC CS RefSeq v2.1, whole genome shotgun sequence genome includes a region encoding these proteins:
- the LOC123060193 gene encoding bidirectional sugar transporter SWEET6a-like encodes MKHREWELVRTYLDRRPAFWRIIKNKDVEEFKSDPYLATLLNCMLWVFYGILCVIFGSAMYASPLTIMGKVIKTKSVEYMPFFLSLVSFLNGVCWTSYALIKFDLYVTIPNGLGALFVLLLACYYRPTPRRRRE; translated from the exons ATGAAACATAGAGAATGGGAACTTGTTCGCACGTACCTCGACCGCAG GCCGGCGTTCTGGCGGATCATCAAGAACAAGGACGTGGAGGAGTTCAAGTCGGACCCGTACCTAGCTACGCTGCTCAACTGCATGCTCTGGGTGTTCTACGGCATCCTCTGCGTTATATTCGGCTCGGCAATGTACGCCTCCCCGCTCACCATCATG GGTAAAGTGATCAAGACCAAGAGCGTCGAGTACATGCCCTTCTTCCTGTCGCTGGTGAGCTTCCTCAACGGCGTCTGCTGGACGTCCTACGCTCTCATCAAATTCGACCTCTACGTCAC GATCCCCAATGGCCTCGGTGCGctgttcgtcctcctcctcgcctgctACTACAGGCCGACCCCAAGAAGGAGAAGAGAGTAA